The following are encoded together in the Salvia hispanica cultivar TCC Black 2014 chromosome 6, UniMelb_Shisp_WGS_1.0, whole genome shotgun sequence genome:
- the LOC125192519 gene encoding uncharacterized protein LOC125192519 isoform X2: MEEAPYRAILSFSCSSTMEEGGLKELRNSLQAGTPPTSAFEKRCMIEVVEVHPSEVVKTKGHASSSASRLISKREKAVKEAIRPLRRCKACDELGHHDSRNCPMLKEMAKEKELSKGKRKA; encoded by the exons atggaagaag CCCCGTATCGTGCCATATTATCGTTTTCGTgttcttcaacaatggaagaag GTGGTTTGAAAGAACTTCGTAATTCTCTTCAAGCTGGAACTCCTCCAACGTCGGCCTTTGAAAAGAGGTGCATGATTGAAGTAGTAGAGGTCCATCCTTCGGAAGTTGTAAAGACCAAGGGTCATGCTAGCAGCTCCGCGAGCCGACTGATttcaaagagagaaaaggctgTAAAGGAGGCTATTAGGCCTCTTAGACGTTGTAAGGCGTGCGATGAGTTAGGCCATCACGACTCTAGAAACTGTCCAATGCTTAAAGAGATGGCGAAGGAGAAAGAGCTTAGTAAAGGCAAGAGGAAAGCTTGA
- the LOC125192519 gene encoding uncharacterized protein LOC125192519 isoform X1, which yields MLILENISSLLPLFFHHSPSYENHCVRVDVDFFFFFYTSRRRHIGAAPYRAILSFSCSSTMEEGGLKELRNSLQAGTPPTSAFEKRCMIEVVEVHPSEVVKTKGHASSSASRLISKREKAVKEAIRPLRRCKACDELGHHDSRNCPMLKEMAKEKELSKGKRKA from the exons ATGTTGATTCTAGaaaatatttcttctcttttacctCTATTCTTCCATCATTCTCCCAGTTACGAAAATCATTGTGTTAGAGTTGATGtcgattttttcttttttttttatacttctcGTCGTCGCCATATTGGAGCAGCCCCGTATCGTGCCATATTATCGTTTTCGTgttcttcaacaatggaagaag GTGGTTTGAAAGAACTTCGTAATTCTCTTCAAGCTGGAACTCCTCCAACGTCGGCCTTTGAAAAGAGGTGCATGATTGAAGTAGTAGAGGTCCATCCTTCGGAAGTTGTAAAGACCAAGGGTCATGCTAGCAGCTCCGCGAGCCGACTGATttcaaagagagaaaaggctgTAAAGGAGGCTATTAGGCCTCTTAGACGTTGTAAGGCGTGCGATGAGTTAGGCCATCACGACTCTAGAAACTGTCCAATGCTTAAAGAGATGGCGAAGGAGAAAGAGCTTAGTAAAGGCAAGAGGAAAGCTTGA